A portion of the Acidisarcina polymorpha genome contains these proteins:
- a CDS encoding TonB-dependent receptor domain-containing protein, with the protein MRSRQYIAVLLAILASVSASFPKRASAQQTLGTINGTVTDASGAVIQGVQVNAVNSGTGLARQTSTSGAGTYAFQDLPIGTYALSFIRDGFDTQNYPAIVVQADRTATLNAQLKVGATSTSVQVEATPLLNSTDTTNGYVLDSAQIQETPLGTGSFTQLALLSPGVNADFLADTGTNTGLGNQNIWANGQRLSSNTFTMNSVLANNLFNGASSSQVAANRAVLNTGENFLHRGGTIQTNTSIYDAIGQALPSPPQETIEEIRVNTSMFDAQQGTTAGAHIDVTTMSGTNAVHGSLYGKLANASLNAAPYFFNQDVTIPENQKVPDLHRELFGATLGAPIIKNKLFFFGSYQMTRVRDKLNSISSAYVPTALTNDRSTAGLINAANTYCAAAFNPSNPTAIPTCSATGYTGTVDPIAAKLLSTQLPGNQFLVPSFQSADINGGNANIFGPASTFDATQINGNLDYNVTSTDVLSEKYYFQRDPTTTPFPSQSTSLLGFPQRFGVGSQVASIENNKIFSPNLSWDQKVGFIRMNVQSTTGQPFNAADAGINVFGSPYFPGININDVDGSGDSLGIGPTSNFANTGFVQNTFEGTTDLNWVLGKHTLSFGGNGDFTQMNIINRASQVANLSFSTFSDFLSGTPLRLGEGNSVYFQGASNRYYRAPQVGSYAQDRWKVLDNLTVTLGLRYDWDAGLYEKNGNLVNFNPAQYQYNLSTDTVAASGLVVAGNNKLYHTAGASDSTLTARQWGFGPRIGLAWSPKQNHGSVVFRAGAGMYYDRGEFFTNFSPSAGDGFNGPFGVTLQPPFVQPVLATASSTLENPFGTTPPPIDTNPADFINNLPNQTELIAGTTPYLFGAYNAANKLPYTENWSLDMQWQARPDLAITIGYTGNHGVHQTVPLPFNQPLIATTATPVNGQTYSYGYQVTDASGNPIPNEPVNTPTGGNTDLRVPYIGYSPNSVLWTASGISHYNALLTSVKKTFSHGLQGGVSYTFSHGLDESSGYGLFYNGNNARDLRSGYATSDYDRTHVLTLNYVYQLPQMNINNRTLSKVANGWGWVGLATLESGQPYNVYDFSGSIGSLYFSDNDFLTNPVLPLAPGFSPRQALTGHSGATLGVSAFNPNAFALPRVAPGTEGVPLGDDTESDFGVGGRNIFRGDFQKRADMSLVKETQFADHYDVRFSFDVFNITNTPSFDTPNNNVSTNYNFSAPPTNFNIGTAFSQSSQQIGIIQHTLGSPRQVQFAAKLTF; encoded by the coding sequence ATGCGATCCAGGCAATACATTGCGGTACTTCTTGCAATTCTCGCCAGTGTTTCCGCGTCATTTCCTAAACGCGCTTCAGCGCAGCAGACTCTGGGGACCATTAACGGAACGGTGACAGACGCTTCCGGCGCCGTCATACAAGGTGTTCAGGTCAACGCGGTCAACAGCGGCACCGGTTTAGCTCGCCAAACCTCAACATCGGGAGCAGGCACTTATGCCTTTCAGGATCTCCCGATTGGCACCTACGCCTTGAGCTTCATTCGCGATGGATTCGATACTCAGAACTATCCGGCAATCGTAGTCCAGGCAGACAGAACGGCCACACTCAATGCGCAACTCAAAGTAGGTGCGACGAGCACCTCAGTCCAGGTGGAAGCCACCCCGCTGCTGAACTCTACTGACACCACGAACGGTTACGTTCTGGACAGCGCTCAGATCCAGGAAACTCCGCTCGGAACGGGCAGCTTCACTCAGCTGGCATTGTTGAGCCCGGGCGTGAACGCGGACTTTCTTGCCGATACCGGAACCAACACTGGACTAGGCAACCAGAACATCTGGGCGAACGGTCAGCGACTGAGTAGCAATACATTTACGATGAACAGCGTTCTTGCGAACAACTTATTCAATGGAGCCTCATCGAGCCAGGTCGCAGCGAATCGCGCAGTGTTGAACACGGGTGAGAACTTCCTCCACCGGGGCGGAACTATCCAGACGAATACGTCCATCTACGATGCGATTGGTCAAGCGCTTCCTTCGCCGCCACAGGAAACGATAGAAGAGATCCGGGTCAACACATCGATGTTTGACGCACAGCAGGGAACCACTGCCGGTGCGCACATCGATGTCACCACCATGTCGGGGACGAATGCCGTCCATGGCTCTCTCTATGGAAAGCTTGCTAATGCCTCGTTAAATGCGGCCCCTTACTTCTTCAATCAAGATGTCACCATCCCAGAAAATCAAAAGGTTCCGGATCTGCACCGGGAGCTCTTCGGCGCTACTCTAGGCGCGCCGATCATCAAGAACAAGCTGTTCTTCTTTGGCTCGTATCAGATGACGCGAGTACGTGACAAGCTGAACTCCATCTCGTCGGCTTATGTACCCACCGCGTTGACTAACGATCGGAGTACGGCAGGTCTCATCAATGCCGCGAATACCTACTGTGCCGCAGCCTTCAATCCGAGCAATCCTACTGCGATACCGACATGCTCGGCAACGGGATATACCGGCACGGTCGATCCAATTGCCGCGAAGTTGCTTTCGACTCAGCTGCCAGGCAACCAGTTTCTGGTTCCATCCTTCCAGTCGGCGGATATCAATGGAGGCAATGCGAATATCTTTGGACCGGCGTCAACCTTCGATGCCACCCAGATTAATGGAAACCTCGATTACAACGTGACCAGTACCGATGTTCTCTCGGAAAAGTATTACTTCCAGCGCGACCCGACAACCACGCCATTTCCCAGCCAATCTACTTCGCTTTTGGGCTTTCCGCAGCGCTTTGGCGTAGGCAGCCAGGTAGCGTCGATCGAGAACAACAAGATATTCTCGCCTAATCTTTCCTGGGACCAGAAGGTCGGTTTCATTCGCATGAACGTGCAATCCACAACTGGTCAACCTTTCAATGCGGCTGACGCCGGCATTAATGTCTTCGGCAGCCCCTATTTTCCGGGGATCAATATCAACGACGTAGATGGAAGTGGCGATAGTCTCGGGATCGGACCCACGTCCAACTTCGCTAATACGGGCTTTGTTCAAAATACATTTGAGGGGACGACTGATCTCAATTGGGTCCTGGGTAAACACACCCTCTCCTTTGGCGGCAATGGGGATTTCACCCAGATGAACATCATCAACCGTGCCAGCCAAGTCGCGAATCTCAGCTTTTCAACTTTCAGCGACTTCTTGTCGGGAACGCCGCTTCGCCTGGGGGAAGGCAATAGCGTTTACTTCCAGGGAGCCAGCAATCGCTATTACCGAGCGCCTCAAGTTGGATCGTATGCGCAGGACAGGTGGAAGGTCCTCGATAACCTGACCGTGACTCTCGGTCTGCGGTACGACTGGGACGCAGGTCTTTATGAAAAGAACGGCAACCTGGTGAACTTCAATCCAGCACAATATCAGTACAACCTGAGCACCGATACAGTCGCAGCCAGTGGTTTGGTGGTCGCCGGCAACAACAAGCTGTATCACACTGCCGGCGCCAGCGACTCAACATTGACGGCCCGCCAGTGGGGATTTGGACCGCGCATCGGCCTGGCATGGAGCCCCAAGCAAAACCATGGCTCCGTCGTCTTTCGGGCGGGGGCAGGAATGTATTACGATCGCGGCGAGTTCTTTACGAACTTTTCGCCGAGTGCTGGAGACGGCTTCAATGGGCCATTCGGAGTGACGCTGCAGCCGCCTTTTGTGCAGCCTGTGCTGGCGACGGCCAGCAGCACTCTTGAGAATCCTTTTGGCACGACGCCCCCACCGATCGACACCAACCCCGCCGACTTCATCAACAACCTGCCCAATCAGACCGAACTCATTGCGGGTACAACCCCGTATCTCTTCGGGGCCTATAACGCTGCCAACAAGCTACCGTATACCGAGAACTGGAGCCTCGATATGCAGTGGCAGGCGCGTCCGGATCTCGCCATCACCATTGGCTACACCGGCAATCATGGCGTTCATCAGACGGTCCCATTGCCGTTCAATCAGCCCCTAATCGCAACGACCGCAACTCCGGTTAATGGACAGACCTACTCTTATGGCTATCAGGTGACAGACGCGAGCGGCAACCCAATCCCGAACGAGCCAGTTAACACACCGACCGGTGGCAACACGGATTTGCGCGTACCCTACATCGGTTACAGTCCTAACTCGGTGTTGTGGACGGCATCCGGGATCTCGCACTACAACGCATTGTTGACGTCAGTGAAGAAGACCTTTAGTCACGGTTTGCAAGGCGGCGTCTCCTATACGTTCTCTCACGGTCTCGACGAGAGCAGCGGCTACGGTCTCTTCTACAACGGCAACAATGCTCGGGATCTTCGCTCTGGATATGCCACCTCGGACTATGACCGGACGCATGTACTCACACTTAACTACGTGTATCAACTGCCGCAAATGAACATCAACAATCGCACATTGAGCAAGGTAGCGAACGGTTGGGGCTGGGTCGGATTGGCTACTCTGGAAAGCGGTCAGCCCTACAATGTTTATGACTTCAGCGGTTCCATCGGAAGTCTTTATTTCTCCGATAATGACTTCCTAACAAATCCCGTGCTTCCCTTGGCGCCCGGCTTTTCACCACGACAGGCGCTCACCGGCCACAGTGGAGCCACGCTGGGAGTTTCGGCCTTCAATCCGAACGCGTTCGCCTTGCCTCGCGTCGCCCCAGGGACCGAGGGTGTTCCTCTCGGTGATGATACCGAGTCGGACTTCGGAGTTGGAGGGAGGAACATCTTCCGGGGAGACTTCCAGAAACGCGCCGATATGTCTCTTGTCAAGGAGACCCAGTTCGCCGATCATTATGACGTCCGGTTCAGTTTCGACGTCTTCAACATTACCAACACGCCCAGCTTCGACACCCCGAACAACAACGTTTCTACCAACTACAACTTCAGCGCGCCACCGACGAACTTCAACATCGGCACGGCGTTTTCCCAAAGCAGCCAACAGATCGGCATCATTCAACACACACTGGGCAGCCCCCGGCAAGTACAGTTCGCCGCTAAGCTGACGTTCTAA
- a CDS encoding TonB-dependent receptor plug domain-containing protein: MRVRRGKISRIDLFACFLMLLTYSGYAAAAIVHGTVTDPLGAAVAGAAVALVQNGKVVTNTHTDIAGGFTLSCGSGGRFYVLAGGRSFRQVTSTGFYAGRLDSVEQNVVLEPDPVRQNVVVTATGLSTPQAQTSSAVTVLQAGDLENRFTLIDALRQVAGLNVVSNGQNGSVTSIFSRGGNSDANKVLIDGAPAEDIGGRFDLGNVSTTGIASVEAFRGPDSVLYGSDAEAGVLSITTPSGSTPTPSFFYQGDAGNYYTYRNEFQTGGTRNKVDYYGAFSRMNSSNDIAMDQYHNVASSLNLGWFPTANTQIRSTARNTTAAVGLPGAYNFFLIPNDGKQSDQNLYSSTVVDNQTSENWHNTVRYALARKREQSAQWYPAGIPIVTEQFGAPTLNYYGEPAEIKGANGFFVSGRAQLNSGFATYPNSADSASNRDQVSGQTNYRLTGHLTALGGFRYEDERGSSNYSTYHLRQSLERSNFDYTTQLVGDFRNRMFYQLGGGIQKNHLYGLEGTPRASLVYYLRRPGAGTIQGTKLNFSFAQGVREPSLPEQFNSLYGILVGKPGGPEAIAQDKIAQIGAERTRTYDGGVEQSLLNEKMLVRGTYFHNEFGNQIEFIDPFALPQLLPTLTPAEQQGLITVLQNTGGAYANSLDFKAQGFESEIQYQPVAHLFLRGGYTYLDAKVQRSFSSDALSPSFNTGLPGGAPPSFANIPIGSISPLVGARPFRRPPHSGFLTATYIRSNLTATVMSAYSSRSDDSTFLGGYDLAAGNSLLLPNRNLDYGYQKVDVGLTYRVSSWLSIYTQTNNILNQSHIAPIGYPSQPLTVQSGVKVAIGGHSKQ; encoded by the coding sequence ATGCGTGTTCGCCGCGGGAAGATTAGCCGCATTGATCTGTTCGCTTGCTTCCTGATGCTGCTCACGTACTCCGGCTATGCGGCTGCTGCCATCGTGCACGGTACGGTGACCGACCCGCTCGGAGCGGCGGTTGCGGGCGCCGCGGTGGCCCTCGTTCAAAACGGCAAGGTGGTGACGAATACTCACACCGACATTGCTGGTGGTTTCACCTTGAGTTGCGGCAGCGGTGGCCGCTTCTATGTGCTTGCCGGGGGCCGGTCCTTCCGGCAAGTGACCAGTACCGGCTTCTATGCTGGCCGGCTCGACAGCGTTGAGCAGAATGTGGTTCTTGAGCCGGACCCCGTCCGCCAGAACGTGGTTGTCACTGCGACCGGACTATCAACTCCCCAGGCTCAGACCAGTTCAGCGGTCACGGTGTTGCAGGCAGGTGACCTGGAAAACAGATTTACGTTGATTGATGCTCTGCGTCAGGTGGCCGGCCTGAACGTTGTGAGCAACGGGCAGAATGGCAGTGTCACCTCCATCTTCTCGCGCGGTGGAAACTCCGACGCCAATAAGGTCCTGATCGACGGCGCGCCAGCCGAAGACATTGGCGGCCGCTTCGATCTCGGCAACGTATCCACGACGGGCATTGCCTCGGTCGAGGCATTTCGCGGACCCGACAGCGTCCTGTACGGTTCGGATGCGGAGGCAGGCGTCTTGAGCATTACTACTCCCTCCGGAAGCACGCCTACGCCCTCGTTCTTCTATCAGGGAGACGCCGGCAACTATTACACCTATCGAAACGAATTTCAGACCGGAGGAACGCGAAATAAAGTCGACTACTATGGTGCGTTTTCGCGGATGAACAGCTCGAACGATATCGCGATGGATCAATACCATAATGTCGCCTCAAGTCTGAACCTGGGCTGGTTCCCGACCGCGAATACTCAAATCCGCTCGACGGCCCGAAATACAACCGCTGCAGTCGGGTTACCTGGAGCCTACAACTTTTTCCTGATTCCAAACGATGGTAAGCAGTCCGATCAAAACCTGTACTCGAGCACCGTTGTCGATAACCAGACTTCGGAGAATTGGCACAACACGGTGCGCTACGCATTGGCTAGGAAACGCGAACAGAGCGCCCAGTGGTACCCGGCCGGCATCCCGATCGTCACCGAACAATTTGGCGCTCCGACACTCAATTACTATGGTGAACCCGCGGAGATCAAGGGCGCCAACGGCTTCTTTGTGAGCGGCCGGGCGCAGCTCAACTCCGGCTTTGCCACTTACCCGAATTCGGCAGACTCTGCCTCAAACCGCGACCAGGTCTCCGGACAGACAAACTACAGGCTGACCGGGCATCTCACCGCTCTTGGTGGCTTTCGATACGAAGATGAGCGCGGCTCCAGCAATTACTCTACGTACCATCTCCGGCAGTCGCTGGAGCGCAGTAATTTTGATTACACCACGCAGCTGGTCGGCGACTTCAGGAATCGGATGTTCTATCAGTTAGGCGGCGGGATCCAGAAGAACCACCTGTACGGCCTAGAGGGCACTCCCAGGGCGTCGCTTGTGTACTACCTCCGGCGGCCCGGCGCTGGCACTATTCAGGGAACAAAATTGAACTTCAGTTTCGCTCAAGGAGTTCGTGAGCCGTCGCTTCCCGAACAATTCAATTCTCTGTATGGAATACTGGTCGGCAAACCTGGAGGACCGGAAGCTATCGCTCAAGACAAGATTGCACAGATTGGCGCCGAGCGCACCCGCACCTATGACGGCGGAGTCGAACAAAGTCTGCTCAACGAAAAGATGCTGGTTCGCGGCACCTATTTCCATAATGAGTTCGGTAACCAGATTGAATTCATTGACCCGTTTGCGTTGCCCCAGCTGCTGCCGACGCTTACGCCTGCCGAACAGCAGGGACTTATCACAGTCTTGCAGAACACTGGCGGCGCCTACGCAAACTCACTCGACTTCAAGGCCCAGGGATTCGAGTCGGAGATCCAATATCAACCGGTGGCCCATCTTTTTCTGCGCGGTGGCTACACCTATCTCGACGCCAAGGTGCAGCGGTCCTTTTCTTCAGATGCATTGAGTCCCAGCTTTAATACCGGCTTGCCTGGAGGTGCTCCGCCTTCGTTTGCCAACATCCCCATCGGTTCCATCTCTCCGCTGGTGGGAGCACGCCCTTTTCGCCGTCCTCCGCATAGCGGCTTCCTGACAGCCACTTACATCCGGTCCAACCTGACCGCAACAGTGATGAGTGCTTACAGCAGCCGGAGCGATGACAGCACTTTTCTCGGCGGATACGATCTAGCAGCGGGCAATTCGCTGCTGCTGCCAAATCGAAATCTGGATTATGGCTATCAGAAAGTCGACGTGGGACTCACCTACCGGGTCAGTTCGTGGCTCAGCATATACACCCAGACAAATAACATATTGAACCAGAGCCATATCGCTCCCATCGGCTACCCGTCACAACCATTGACCGTACAGTCAGGGGTGAAGGTAGCTATTGGCGGACACTCGAAACAATAG
- the larE gene encoding ATP-dependent sacrificial sulfur transferase LarE: MEEHSFEEALERKREFLFARLREVGRVMIAYSGGTDSAYLSYAAHQILGTEMLAVLADSPSLSRSHLRDAVAFAESQGMPLKVVDTFEMENADYVKNDSTRCFHCKDELFRVMSEVGTPLNFAAVAYGMNVDDLGDFRPGQKAAAQHRVLAPLAEAGLTKDGIRQLARAEGLRIWDKPASACLSSRIAYGLPVTRETLDSVERGEEALFRLGFRKFRVRHHGELVRIEIARDELGRMLSLAMFEQASADLKKLGYKYVTLDLEGYRSGSMNALLPISEIGFGKPEQPVLRESAK, encoded by the coding sequence ATGGAAGAACACTCTTTTGAAGAAGCGCTTGAACGCAAACGTGAATTCCTTTTTGCCCGGCTGAGGGAAGTGGGCCGGGTGATGATCGCCTATTCCGGAGGAACTGATTCAGCGTATCTCTCCTATGCTGCTCATCAGATTTTGGGAACCGAGATGCTCGCGGTTCTGGCTGACTCGCCAAGTCTCTCGCGCAGTCATCTGCGCGACGCCGTCGCCTTCGCTGAAAGTCAAGGAATGCCCCTCAAGGTGGTTGATACCTTTGAGATGGAGAATGCCGACTACGTCAAGAATGACAGCACTCGCTGCTTTCACTGCAAGGATGAACTCTTCCGGGTGATGTCGGAGGTCGGTACCCCATTGAACTTTGCCGCCGTGGCTTACGGAATGAATGTGGATGACCTTGGCGATTTTCGCCCGGGACAGAAGGCCGCGGCCCAACACCGGGTGCTGGCTCCTCTCGCCGAGGCCGGTCTTACCAAAGACGGTATCCGGCAGCTGGCCCGGGCGGAAGGCCTTCGCATCTGGGATAAACCAGCTTCGGCTTGCCTTTCTTCTCGCATCGCGTATGGGTTGCCAGTGACCCGAGAGACCCTGGATTCCGTCGAAAGAGGAGAAGAGGCGTTATTCAGGCTAGGCTTTCGAAAGTTCCGTGTACGGCACCACGGTGAGCTGGTTCGGATTGAGATTGCCCGCGACGAGTTAGGCAGGATGCTCTCTCTGGCAATGTTCGAACAGGCAAGCGCCGACCTGAAAAAACTTGGGTATAAATACGTGACACTCGATCTGGAAGGTTATCGCTCCGGATCCATGAATGCGCTTCTTCCGATCTCGGAGATCGGGTTTGGCAAGCCGGAGCAACCCGTCTTACGCGAGAGTGCGAAGTGA
- the larC gene encoding nickel pincer cofactor biosynthesis protein LarC, translating to MKIAYLDCFSGISGDMFLAALVDAGVPIGVLQSAVDSLGVDAHLVLRRVDRSGINSAKVDVLTAGGKLAETSEHEPSAVEHTHDHSHSVEGHEHSGEPDHGHSQPHEHLHTHADGTTHSHSHSHDLDHAHVHGRSLTDIQGLIRGSALPIEVQTTALRAFQLLGEAESKIHNVPVETIHFHEVGSVDAISDIVATAAGCHWLRVDRWICSPLNVGGGHVHCAHGKFPVPAPATLQLLRDLAIYSSGVQKELVTPTGAALLRALDAQSSVFPTMSMTSTGYGAGSRDIPGQPNVLRLVVGESAERVSGSGSQGRVGIIETTIDDATPEVLSYAADKLLAAGASDVYRIPVQMKKGRIGIQLTILCSPERAEELQKIVFRETTTLGLRYREEEKTSLTRSFISVDTEWGAVRIKVGSLENGEVVNYAPEYEECRSIAEKHAVPLKQVMQAAANAYLAQGMSA from the coding sequence GTGAAGATAGCTTATCTGGACTGCTTTTCTGGAATCAGCGGAGACATGTTCTTAGCTGCTTTGGTGGATGCCGGCGTGCCGATCGGCGTACTGCAGAGTGCCGTGGATTCATTAGGGGTAGACGCACACCTCGTGCTGAGACGAGTCGACCGAAGCGGTATCAATTCCGCCAAAGTCGATGTCCTTACTGCGGGCGGCAAGCTTGCTGAGACCAGCGAGCACGAACCTTCCGCGGTGGAACACACCCATGATCACTCTCACAGCGTAGAAGGGCACGAGCATAGCGGAGAGCCTGACCACGGTCATTCCCAGCCTCATGAACACTTACACACTCACGCTGACGGAACCACCCACTCCCACAGCCATTCCCACGATCTGGACCATGCACACGTGCATGGGCGTTCGTTGACCGATATCCAGGGCCTTATCCGTGGCTCTGCATTGCCAATCGAAGTGCAGACTACCGCGTTGCGTGCGTTTCAACTATTAGGCGAAGCGGAGTCGAAGATCCACAATGTTCCGGTAGAGACCATTCACTTCCATGAAGTTGGATCGGTCGATGCGATATCGGATATTGTTGCAACGGCGGCAGGATGTCACTGGTTGCGCGTGGATCGCTGGATTTGCTCGCCGCTCAACGTCGGCGGAGGCCATGTGCATTGTGCGCACGGCAAGTTTCCAGTTCCGGCGCCTGCGACGCTGCAGCTTCTCCGTGACCTGGCAATCTACTCTTCCGGAGTGCAGAAAGAACTGGTCACACCCACGGGCGCTGCGCTTTTGCGCGCACTGGACGCTCAGTCCTCCGTGTTCCCAACTATGAGCATGACTTCGACCGGCTACGGAGCCGGGTCCCGAGATATTCCTGGGCAGCCGAATGTGTTGAGGCTGGTCGTAGGAGAATCGGCGGAACGTGTGAGTGGATCCGGTTCGCAGGGGCGAGTAGGCATCATCGAGACCACCATCGACGATGCCACGCCCGAGGTTCTTTCCTATGCGGCTGACAAACTGCTCGCGGCCGGAGCTTCTGATGTATACCGAATTCCTGTTCAGATGAAGAAAGGCCGCATCGGCATTCAACTGACCATATTATGTTCGCCGGAGCGCGCCGAGGAATTGCAAAAAATCGTATTCCGGGAAACAACTACCCTAGGACTTCGTTACCGGGAAGAAGAGAAAACGTCGCTGACGCGCAGCTTTATTTCGGTCGACACGGAATGGGGAGCAGTGCGCATCAAGGTCGGATCTCTGGAGAACGGGGAAGTCGTTAACTACGCCCCCGAATACGAAGAGTGCCGATCGATCGCGGAGAAACATGCGGTGCCTTTGAAGCAGGTCATGCAAGCGGCCGCCAACGCCTATCTTGCCCAGGGAATGAGCGCGTGA
- the larB gene encoding nickel pincer cofactor biosynthesis protein LarB — protein sequence MNPEQLQKLMEAVREGMVSPEEACGRLKTLPFEDLGFAKVDHHRSLRTGMPEVIYAKGKTSNQVARIFLSLTASGVNVLATRATREQYEAVKQVEPRAEFHEIAACITLNQKGDPTQTGIIGVVCAGTSDLPVAEEAAVTAELMGNRVERIVDVGVAGLHRLLSQHSRLQEASVLIVCAGMEGALPSVVGGLVGVPVIAVPTSVGYGASFSGLAALLGMLNSCSPNVTVVNIDNGFGAAYVATLINRRQSS from the coding sequence GTGAATCCTGAGCAACTGCAAAAACTGATGGAGGCGGTTCGAGAAGGAATGGTCTCTCCGGAGGAAGCTTGTGGCCGTCTCAAGACCCTTCCATTCGAAGACTTGGGATTTGCCAAGGTCGACCACCATCGCTCGCTTCGTACCGGCATGCCGGAGGTGATTTATGCGAAGGGGAAGACATCCAACCAGGTCGCCCGCATCTTTCTCAGCCTGACTGCTTCGGGGGTGAATGTACTCGCGACTCGCGCTACCAGAGAACAGTATGAAGCGGTGAAGCAGGTTGAGCCCAGAGCTGAATTTCATGAGATCGCTGCCTGCATCACCTTGAACCAGAAGGGCGATCCGACGCAGACCGGGATCATTGGTGTCGTGTGCGCCGGCACCAGCGATTTGCCGGTAGCCGAAGAGGCCGCAGTTACCGCCGAGTTGATGGGCAATCGAGTAGAACGAATTGTAGATGTGGGCGTCGCCGGGCTACACCGGCTACTGTCTCAGCATAGCCGCCTGCAGGAGGCATCCGTGCTTATCGTCTGCGCCGGCATGGAAGGCGCGCTGCCTTCCGTAGTGGGTGGTCTGGTCGGAGTTCCGGTGATCGCAGTTCCGACGAGCGTCGGCTATGGCGCGTCGTTCTCCGGACTGGCTGCTCTCCTGGGTATGTTGAATTCGTGCTCTCCTAATGTAACCGTGGTAAATATCGACAATGGCTTCGGCGCCGCATACGTGGCGACGCTAATCAACCGTCGGCAATCAAGCTAG
- a CDS encoding aldo/keto reductase: MERRSFLKSAAVAGAGLAAANSGLGQSSAAPAGATTRPMSPDMQYRDLGKTGEKVSAIGLGGYHIGKQQDPQESIRLIRSALDRGITFLDNCWDYNDGLSEVRMGQALRDGYRAKAFLMTKMDGRTKDSYNKQLEQSLGRLQTDVIDLVQFHEIIRMEDPDRIFAEGGAMEAAVAARQAGKIRYIGFTGHKDPLVHLRMLEVAKQHNFHFDTAQMPINVMDAHFRSFGKNVVPVCVEQGIGVLAMKTFGDNFILKSNTVQPIEALHYSLQQPVSVVITGMDSPAIMDQAVEAVRTFKPMSQDQIASLLARTKDAAADGKFELFKTSSHFDGTAANPKYLG; encoded by the coding sequence ATGGAACGTAGAAGTTTTCTCAAATCAGCTGCAGTTGCAGGAGCCGGCCTCGCAGCGGCAAACAGCGGTCTGGGTCAGTCCTCGGCAGCTCCTGCTGGGGCGACAACACGACCAATGTCACCCGACATGCAATATCGGGATCTGGGCAAGACGGGCGAAAAAGTCTCGGCAATTGGGTTAGGCGGTTATCACATTGGCAAGCAGCAGGATCCACAAGAGAGTATTCGCCTGATTCGCTCTGCTCTCGATCGCGGAATCACGTTTCTCGACAACTGTTGGGACTATAACGACGGGCTGAGCGAAGTACGCATGGGGCAGGCTCTGCGCGACGGCTATCGCGCGAAGGCCTTCCTGATGACCAAGATGGATGGCCGCACAAAGGATTCCTATAACAAGCAGCTGGAGCAATCCCTCGGTCGCCTGCAGACGGATGTGATTGACCTCGTCCAATTTCATGAGATTATCCGGATGGAAGATCCCGACCGGATTTTCGCGGAGGGCGGAGCCATGGAAGCTGCGGTTGCTGCGCGCCAGGCAGGAAAGATTCGATACATTGGCTTCACCGGACACAAAGACCCTCTCGTCCATTTAAGGATGCTCGAGGTAGCCAAGCAGCATAACTTCCACTTCGACACGGCCCAGATGCCAATCAATGTGATGGATGCTCACTTCCGCTCGTTTGGAAAGAATGTCGTCCCAGTGTGCGTTGAGCAGGGAATTGGCGTGTTGGCGATGAAGACGTTCGGCGACAACTTTATCTTGAAGAGCAATACGGTTCAACCGATCGAGGCGTTGCATTATTCGCTGCAGCAGCCCGTCTCGGTGGTCATCACCGGTATGGATTCGCCGGCGATTATGGATCAGGCAGTCGAGGCGGTGCGGACTTTCAAGCCGATGAGTCAGGACCAGATAGCCAGCCTTCTCGCCCGCACCAAGGACGCTGCGGCCGATGGCAAGTTCGAACTGTTCAAGACCAGCAGCCACTTCGACGGAACTGCCGCTAACCCCAAGTATTTGGGCTAG